In Methylomonas sp. MK1, the following are encoded in one genomic region:
- a CDS encoding OadG family protein, producing MNEMLSSGIELMLIGMGMVYAFLAMLIVAINVMSQLVRRYFPEMPAKFSDQPVVAGNDKAMIAAITAAVHQYRKKHKHG from the coding sequence ATGAACGAAATGCTGTCCTCAGGGATTGAGCTGATGTTAATAGGCATGGGTATGGTCTACGCATTTTTAGCCATGTTGATTGTGGCAATCAATGTGATGTCCCAACTGGTGCGCCGCTATTTTCCGGAAATGCCTGCCAAGTTTTCGGATCAACCTGTCGTGGCAGGCAACGATAAAGCGATGATAGCCGCTATTACCGCCGCCGTTCATCAATACCGCAAAAAACACA